The genomic window GCGCCACGGCCGCGCCGAGTTGTACCGCGCCGCGCTGGAGTCGATCGCCTACGGCGTCCGGCACAACCTGGAGGCGATGACCGAGGCGGGCGGGCAGGCGCGGCGGCTGGTCGCCGTCGGCGGCGGCACCAAGGGCGGACTGTGGACGCGGATCGTCTCCGAAGTCACCGGACTGCCCCAGCAGCTGCCCGCCGACACCGTAGGCGCCTGCCTCGGTGACGCCATGCTGGCCGCCACCGCGGCCGGTCTCGACACCTCGGCGTGGAACCCGGTGGCCGACACCGTCGTCCCCGATCCGGCGCGCACCGCCGACTACGAGCCGTACTACCGCCGCTATCGCGAGCTCTACACCGCGACCGCCGAGATCGCGCATTTCCTCGCGGCCGAGCAACGCAGAGCGCACCCGCCTTCCTGATCCTCGGACGTCGTGCCAGGATGCATGAGGCAGAACCGGCAGGGAGGACCCGAATTGCCCACAGTGACCTTGACACAAGAGAACTTTCACCACGTCGTCAACGGCAACCACATCGTGCTGATCGACTGGTGGGCGGGCTGGTGCGGCCCGTGCCGCCATTTCGCGCCCGTGTACGAGGCATCCTCCGATCTGCACCCCGACATCGTGCACGGCAAGGTCGACACCGAGGCCGAAGTAGCGCTGACGGCGATGGCGCAGGTCGACCGGTTCCCCACGCTGATGGCCTTCCGTGAGGGCCTGCTGGTGTTCTCCCAGCCGGGGTTCCTGCCCGCCGCCGATCTCGAGGAGGTCGTGCAGCAGGTGCGCTGGCTGGACATGGATCAGGTCCGCAAAGAACTGGCCGCGCAGGGCGGAGACCCACAGCAGGCCGAACCCGTCGGGGCGGCCCCCGCGGGCGCCGCCCGTATGGCCGGACCGGCTCGCGGACCCGTCCAGTACGGCTGGCCCGGGCTGTGACCGCGGCCGGGTCGCCATCGGAATTGTGGCGGCTCGATGCCGCGCGCACGCGGTCGATCAGCGCCGAGAACCCCACCGGCGCACCCGGCATGGGAGCCCGCGCGACCGACGGCACCGGCGCACACGCCGCACGTGATCTGGGCGTCGGATGGAAGGTCTCGCCGTCCATCCTGCTCGATCCCGGCGACACGGCGATCCTGGCCGACGTGACGGGCCCGGGTGTGGTCCGGCACTTCTGGCTGACGACCGACCGCACCGCACTCCGCGACCTGACCCTGCGCATGCACTGGGACGACGCGCCGCGACCAGCCGTGCGGCTGCCGCTCGGCGACTTCTTCTGCAACGCGTGGGACGAGCTCGCGCTGGTGAACTCGGAGATGATCGTGGTCGCCCCGGCGGGCGGTCTGAACAGCTACTGGCCCATGCCTTTTCGCCGACGCGCGCGGATCACGTTGCACAACGGCGCCGACCGGGCGGTGCCGGTGTACTACCAGATCACCTACACCGAAGAGGACGTACCCGGCGACGCCGGCTACCTGCACGCCGCGTGGCGGCGCAGCGCACCGCTGGGCAGCCCGGCGGTGCACACCATTCTCGACGACGTCACCGGGCGAGGGCGTTACGTGGGCACCTATCTCGCCATCCGGCCCGGCGACCCGGGGTGGTGGGGCGAGGGCGAGCTGAAGTTCTACCTCGACGGCGACACCGACCACCCGAGCATCTGCGGCACCGGCACCGAGGACTACTTCGGCGGCGCGTGGAACTTCGACATGGACGGCCGCTACCGCACCTACTCGACGCCGTATCTCGGTCTGCCCCAAGTGCTTCCGCCCGACCGATGCTACGAGGCCGACCAGCGTTTCGGCATGTACCGGTGGCACGTGCGCGACCCGATCTGCTTCCACAGCGAGCTGCGCGTCACCGTGCAGGCGCTCGGCTGGTCGGATCCGGGGACCTACCTGCCGCTGGAGCGGGCCGAGATCGCCACCACCGCATGGTGGTATCAGGGCTGACCCGGCAGCTCCAGCGCGGCGGCGTCCAGCTCGCCCATCAGCTCGTCGGCGCGCGCCAGCGCCAGATCCAGTCCGGTGCCGAGGTCGTCGAGCACCGTCAAACCTCCGAGCAGCCCGGCCAATTCGCTGCGCACCCGTTCGAGTTCCTCGATCGCCGGATCGACCGGAGACCAGACCGCGGCCTCGGACCATCCGGGAGCGTCGTCGAGCCAGCCGCACAGCAGGTCGCGGACCAGGCAGTGATCGGAGGTGTACAACTCGAATCGGCGCGCGTCCTCGCCGCGGCAGTGCTGGAGTTCGTACATGCCGTCGGGTAGGCGACGGGCCCGGATCCAGTCTCGTTCGCCCCTGGCCAATTCCAGGAACGGATGCTCGGGCGCGGCGGCGTCGAACTCGGTCCGAACCGCCGCCGGATCGGGATCGTCGGTTGGTCGACTCGGGTCCGCACGCACCGGGTCAGTTTGCCCGATCGCGGGCGCGAATACTCGAAATGCATCGCCGCACGACGCTCCGGGTGCAAGGTAGAGGGATGCGCGCGGTGGTCATCGAGACGCCAGGTCGTTGTTCCGTGCAGACCGTACCGGATCCGGTCCCCGGTCCCGGCGCGGTGGTGGTGCGCGTCGCCGCTGTCGGTATTTGCGGCACCGACGCCCACATCGTGGACGGCGAGTTCCCGCCGACGCCATATCCGATCGTGCCCGGGCACGAGTTCGCGGGCGAGGTGGTCGCCGTCGGCAACGAGGTGGTGGGCGTCGTGATGGGCGATCGGGTCGCGGTGGATCCCTCGCTGTTCTGCGGGACCTGCCACTACTGCGCGATCGGCCGCGGCAATCTGTGCGAACGCTGGGGCGCGATCGGCGACACCGTGGACGGGGCGATGGCCGAGTACGTCGCGGTGCCCGCCGCCAACTGCCACCGCCTGCCGGACTCGGTCTCGCTGAGCCACGGCGCGCTGGTGGAGCCGCTGTCCTGCGCGGTGCACGCCTTCGACGTGCTTCCCCGTGCGCTCGGCGCCCACTATCTGCTCTACGGCGCGGGCACCATGGGGCTGTTGATGCTCCAGTTGGCGCGGGTGGCGGGCGCGGCGTCGGTGTCGGTCGTCGATCTCGACACCGCGCGGCTGGCGGTGGCCGAGAAACTCGGCGCGGACGCTGTCGGGACCGAGGCCGACAGCTTCGACCGCCCGCAGGGGTGGGAGGTCGTCATCGACTGCACCGGCGCGATCCCCGCGATCGAAGACGGCTTGACCAGGGTCCGGCGCGGCGGGGTGTATCAGCAGTTCGGCGTCGCGCCAGGCGCGGCGACCGCCGCCATCTCCCCGTTCCGGATCTACAACGACGAGATCACCATCGTCGGTTCGATGGCGGTGCTGCACAGTTTCGGACGGGCGGTGGAGTTGATGGGCAAGGGCGTGATCGACGCCGACACCATGATCACCCACGGCTTCGCGCTCGACGAATTCGCCGACGCCCTAACGGCTTTCCGCGACGGCGTGGGCCGCAAGATCCAAATCCGGCCGGACCGCTCGGGATGACGCGGGTGGCCGGGGTGGACAGCTCCACCCAGTCGTGCAAGATCGTCGTCTGCGACGCGGCGACCGGCGCGGTGCTCGAGCGGGGCACCGCACCGCATCCCGACGGCACCGCGGTGCCCGCCGAAGCCTGGTGGAACGCGCTGCGCGCCGCGGGCGACGGGCTGCTCGACCGGGTCGACGCGATCGCGGTGGCCGGGCAGCAACACGGCATGGTGGCGCTGGACGCCGACGGCACACCTCTCCGAGACGCACTGCTGTGGAACGACGTTCGTTCGGCCGCGGCGGCCGAGGATCTGGTTCGGGAGCTCGGTGGTCCGAGCGCGTGGGCCGACGCCGTGGGCAGCGTGCCGGTCGCCGCGTTCACCGTCACCAAACTGCGCTGGTTCGCCGATCACGAACCCGAGCTCGCCGACCGCGCACGGCGCATACTCCTGCCGCACGACTATCTGACCTGGCGGTTGCGCGGCCGCGACGCCGAACCCGTCACCGACCGCGGCGACGCGTCGGGCACCGGCTATTGGTCGCCGGCCTCGGAGCACTACCGAGAAGACCTGGTATCACTTGCTTTTCGTGGCCGAACACCCCTGCTACCTCGCGTGCTCGGTCCCGCCGAAATCGCGGGACACACCGCCTCGGGCGTGCTGGTCGCGGCGGGGACCGGCGACAATGCCGCGGCCGCACTGGGATTGGGGCTCGAGCCCGGCGACATCGTGGTGTCTCTTGGCACCAGCGGCACCGTCTACGCGCGCGGCAGCGCTCCCAGCGCCGACCCGTCCGGCGCGATCGCGGGGTTCGCCGACGCGACCGGTTCGTTCCTCCCGTTGGTCGGCACGCTCAACGCGGCACGCGTGCTCACCGCCTCCGCGCAGCTTCTCGGCGTCGACCTACCCGGATTGGAAGCCCTTGCGGCCCAGGCTCCCCCGGGCGCCGAAGGACTCGTCCTGCTGCCCTACCTCACGGGCGAACGGACCCCCAACCTGCCGCACGCGGCGGGCAGCCTGCACGGTCTGCGTCCACGGACCATGCATCCCTGGCACCTCGCCCGCGCAACCTACGAGGGCATGCTCTGCAACATGGCCGATGCCCTGGACCGCCTCGTCGCCACCGGCATCGCACCGCGCCGCGTCCTCCTCATCGGCGGCGCCGCCCGTTCCTCGCTGGTCCGCGCGATCGCCGCGCAGATCTTCGGCCGTCCCGTCACGATCCCCGAACCCGAGGAATACGTCGCCCTCGGCGCGGCTCGTCAAGCCGCCTGGGCCCTCGCGGGTACGCCCGCTCCCCCGCCGTGGCCGACCCGCAGGGCCGCGGAAATCCACGTCTCCGCGGCGGGCGCCGCCACCGGTCGCGCCACCCGCGAGAGTTACGCCCGCGCGCGGGACGCCCTCTACGGCTGACCCGCGGCGCCCGTGAGCAGGGCGAAGTCGCAACGCGCCAGTGGCCGAATTGCCGGGCGACGGCGACGTGAGGCCGTGGCTCGGTAGGGTCACGCTATGCCCGAGCTGATCGCACCGACCACGCGTCTGCATGCCGCGTGGCTCGAGGCGCACGCGGAGTGGGGGCCGGGCCTGCACGAGGACGGTTTCGGGTTGCGGGCGTCGGACGAGGTCGAGTCGCCGGACGGGTTCGCGGCGTGGGTCGCGCGGCTGTCCGGTGCGAGGTCGTGTATCTACCGGTGGATCGTCGAAGGTGACCGGGTGCTCGGTGGGATCGCGCTCCGGTCCGACGAGTTCGCGGAACGGTCGGGTCACATCGGTTACGGCATCCGGCCGTCGGCCCGCCGCCGTGGACTGGCGACGTGGGCGCTGGGACGGATGCTCGACGAGGCGCGGGCTTTGGGCATGGACCGAGTGCTGGCCATTTGCGCGGCGGACAATATCGCCTCGGCGAAGACGATCGAACGGCACGGTGGGGTGCTCGAGGAAATCCGGGACACCGAACTCGGACCGGCGCGGCGGTACTGGATCCCGCTCGGTGCGGCGAGTAGCTGATGCACTCGGATGTCCGCGATCTTGAAGTGACGTGTGGCTACCCATCACCCACGCGCGAGTCCTGAACGACCTCGGCTGCATATCGAGCCAGGCCGTGATGATGTCGAAGCCCGGTCGGCGCGGGAGTGCGTCGGGAAACGCACGTATCTGCCGCTGGCTCACTGGGTAGCGAGGCAGTCTCCCGTTGTGAGCGAGGCCTCGTTCGTGGGCTGTGGGACCAGTTGGATCAGCGGATCACTTGTGAATCGATAACCGGCGAAGAGGGTCGGTCCGCTTCGGCCGCACTTGCCAGTCGGGATCAGGAGTCCGATGCCTACAGCCGAACGGCGACACTGTAACGATCTATGTCACGAGCAGCAGGAACGCAGCGGCTGATGCTCCTCGGGCCAGGATGCCGTGGCCGTGTCCCGCTCGGTCCCGATTCAGCATTGAACACAGGAGATGAATCATTAGTGCATCGTTTGGCGTACGATGGGTGAGACCGCTCTCGAAGCTTCGCGGAGGGATGATGGGCCGTTATTTGCTAGCCGCCAGTCCGATTCTTGGACATCTGGCGTCCATGACGGCGATCGCGACGGATCTGCCTCGCGCGCCGAGGACGCCTGCCGACGAGTGGCGCACTGCTCCGAGCGTTCGAAGGAGAGGGAGCCGGTGAGCGCCCCATCGGTGAATTCGCTATGGACACCCGCAGGCCCGCCGCCCGCGGAAAGCGTGTCCGATCTCGGCCCAGGATTCGAGCGCTGGCGCGTGGAGGTGCGGGGGCGAGTACTCGCCGAACTGATTGGTTTCCTCCGAGATCTACGAATCGACGGACTCGACTCGTGGGGTGTCGAGGACATT from Nocardia bhagyanarayanae includes these protein-coding regions:
- a CDS encoding GNAT family N-acetyltransferase, which codes for MPELIAPTTRLHAAWLEAHAEWGPGLHEDGFGLRASDEVESPDGFAAWVARLSGARSCIYRWIVEGDRVLGGIALRSDEFAERSGHIGYGIRPSARRRGLATWALGRMLDEARALGMDRVLAICAADNIASAKTIERHGGVLEEIRDTELGPARRYWIPLGAASS
- a CDS encoding zinc-dependent alcohol dehydrogenase family protein, translated to MRAVVIETPGRCSVQTVPDPVPGPGAVVVRVAAVGICGTDAHIVDGEFPPTPYPIVPGHEFAGEVVAVGNEVVGVVMGDRVAVDPSLFCGTCHYCAIGRGNLCERWGAIGDTVDGAMAEYVAVPAANCHRLPDSVSLSHGALVEPLSCAVHAFDVLPRALGAHYLLYGAGTMGLLMLQLARVAGAASVSVVDLDTARLAVAEKLGADAVGTEADSFDRPQGWEVVIDCTGAIPAIEDGLTRVRRGGVYQQFGVAPGAATAAISPFRIYNDEITIVGSMAVLHSFGRAVELMGKGVIDADTMITHGFALDEFADALTAFRDGVGRKIQIRPDRSG
- a CDS encoding glycoside hydrolase family 172 protein translates to MTAAGSPSELWRLDAARTRSISAENPTGAPGMGARATDGTGAHAARDLGVGWKVSPSILLDPGDTAILADVTGPGVVRHFWLTTDRTALRDLTLRMHWDDAPRPAVRLPLGDFFCNAWDELALVNSEMIVVAPAGGLNSYWPMPFRRRARITLHNGADRAVPVYYQITYTEEDVPGDAGYLHAAWRRSAPLGSPAVHTILDDVTGRGRYVGTYLAIRPGDPGWWGEGELKFYLDGDTDHPSICGTGTEDYFGGAWNFDMDGRYRTYSTPYLGLPQVLPPDRCYEADQRFGMYRWHVRDPICFHSELRVTVQALGWSDPGTYLPLERAEIATTAWWYQG
- the xylB gene encoding xylulokinase is translated as MTRVAGVDSSTQSCKIVVCDAATGAVLERGTAPHPDGTAVPAEAWWNALRAAGDGLLDRVDAIAVAGQQHGMVALDADGTPLRDALLWNDVRSAAAAEDLVRELGGPSAWADAVGSVPVAAFTVTKLRWFADHEPELADRARRILLPHDYLTWRLRGRDAEPVTDRGDASGTGYWSPASEHYREDLVSLAFRGRTPLLPRVLGPAEIAGHTASGVLVAAGTGDNAAAALGLGLEPGDIVVSLGTSGTVYARGSAPSADPSGAIAGFADATGSFLPLVGTLNAARVLTASAQLLGVDLPGLEALAAQAPPGAEGLVLLPYLTGERTPNLPHAAGSLHGLRPRTMHPWHLARATYEGMLCNMADALDRLVATGIAPRRVLLIGGAARSSLVRAIAAQIFGRPVTIPEPEEYVALGAARQAAWALAGTPAPPPWPTRRAAEIHVSAAGAATGRATRESYARARDALYG
- a CDS encoding thioredoxin family protein, whose protein sequence is MTLTQENFHHVVNGNHIVLIDWWAGWCGPCRHFAPVYEASSDLHPDIVHGKVDTEAEVALTAMAQVDRFPTLMAFREGLLVFSQPGFLPAADLEEVVQQVRWLDMDQVRKELAAQGGDPQQAEPVGAAPAGAARMAGPARGPVQYGWPGL